A genomic segment from Sorangium aterium encodes:
- a CDS encoding DUF4215 domain-containing protein yields the protein MGLLQITVACGGGGATTSEATGSGSGANSGGGGPGVGGAGGTGGEPDFTVGSGIGLGGNGGGAPDPCEVDDPPPECFLPPGPACGDAALNQASEACDDGNTLPGDGCSGQCQVEPYWACPTPGQPCELTIACGDGVVDPGEFCDDGNNVDGDGCSADCYYVDSSYVCPKPGEPCILLYDCGDGRVNGSEECEDGDDPPASGDGCSADCKREAGFQCSRPGQPCTRLPVCGNGAKETGEGCDDGNTASGDGCSSLCRQEPYYNCPTPGSPCVRLIACGDGKVQPGELCDDGNAADGDGCSADCQVKDPAYVCPEPGKPCIPLYECGDGRVSGNEQCDDGDDPPESGDGCSADCRLEEGWVCRPGQPCTVRTYCGDGVVQLGEQCDDGGGASPAGGDGCTAQCKIEVGWTCPPAGGRCTPPPPPVCGDGKIGGTEVCDDGQKPPASGDGCSADCQTIETGWDCSRVGFPCKTICGDGLKRGAEQCDDGDLLSGDGCDDTCRIEPGRVCNSAAPQDCTGYSVCGNGVREGTEACDDGNGNWRDGCTPDCKGEPNCSSGACISRCGDGILLPGDPTEACDDGNTASGDGCSATCTIEPGYACTVQPTEMRLPMVIRDFIGWCPTSYDRTVSNSACDNNLNDTLVGHFDFEIDPSGNQIDQMVQPTLDAAGKPVSRFGPGFVTPSDANGWTTGQNNFQWWYRDNATYNRTLVTSIELTPQAGRYVYQRSPFWPVDPTPPNGDPVLNNLVSAGLEKAQQSNPSHNYYFTSEVRYWFQFTPNGAAADPVLTFFGDDDVWVFIKNTLTADIGGIHGQLQESVTILDNGDARVTPCTQNTCPAGARTPYDVDLNLEPGKVYEIAVFQAERHVTGSNYQLTLSGFSAGTSVCTPQCGVDPPVVTPGEECDDGTANGGGYGGCNNCQLGPYCGDGQRNGPETCDNGVNNSAYANSSNACAPGCVAPPRCGDGAVNAPYEACDLGSGNTANGYGGCTRECEIGPYCGDGATNGPEQCDDGRNDGFYGTCNPNCTPAPRCGDGNVDEEWGEECDDPADPNCVGCQLGALCGDAVVQASYGEECDDGVNDGGYGECAPMCLYGPRCGDGVVQPDEEDCDLGEADNNGAYNGCTQHCAYGPYCGDAAVNGTETCDDGVNDGFYGSCFPDCTPAAKCGDSRVDEDWGEQCDPPNAATGCSENCRLGAQCGDSVVQTNLGEQCDDGVNDGGYGECGPSCLYGPRCGDGVVNGPEQCDDGDGKNTGGYGKCAPGCVYGPYCGDGVRQSLYEECDDGNNKSGDGCSSACKNDGQPQ from the coding sequence GTGGGATTGCTTCAGATCACGGTCGCTTGCGGCGGGGGCGGCGCGACCACGAGCGAGGCGACCGGCTCCGGGAGCGGCGCGAACTCCGGCGGAGGCGGGCCTGGCGTCGGCGGCGCCGGCGGCACCGGCGGTGAGCCCGATTTCACGGTGGGCAGCGGCATCGGGCTCGGCGGCAACGGCGGCGGTGCGCCGGACCCGTGCGAGGTCGATGATCCGCCCCCCGAGTGCTTCCTGCCTCCCGGGCCCGCCTGCGGAGACGCGGCGCTGAACCAGGCGTCGGAGGCCTGCGACGACGGCAATACGCTGCCGGGCGACGGCTGTTCCGGGCAGTGCCAGGTCGAGCCTTACTGGGCGTGTCCGACGCCGGGTCAGCCTTGCGAGCTGACCATCGCGTGCGGCGACGGCGTCGTCGACCCCGGCGAGTTCTGCGACGACGGCAACAACGTCGATGGCGACGGCTGCAGCGCCGACTGTTACTACGTCGACTCCTCGTACGTGTGCCCGAAGCCGGGCGAGCCGTGCATCCTGCTCTACGACTGCGGAGACGGCCGCGTGAACGGCTCGGAGGAGTGCGAGGACGGCGACGACCCGCCCGCGTCCGGCGACGGTTGCAGCGCGGACTGCAAGCGCGAGGCGGGGTTCCAGTGCAGCCGGCCCGGTCAGCCGTGTACGCGGCTGCCCGTCTGCGGCAACGGCGCCAAGGAGACCGGCGAGGGGTGCGACGACGGCAACACCGCGAGCGGCGACGGCTGCTCGAGCCTGTGCCGGCAGGAGCCCTATTACAACTGCCCGACCCCCGGATCGCCCTGCGTGCGGCTGATCGCGTGCGGCGACGGCAAGGTGCAGCCGGGTGAGCTCTGCGACGACGGCAACGCCGCGGACGGCGACGGCTGCAGCGCCGACTGCCAGGTGAAGGACCCGGCGTACGTGTGCCCCGAGCCGGGCAAGCCCTGCATCCCCCTCTACGAGTGCGGCGACGGCCGCGTGAGCGGCAACGAGCAGTGCGACGACGGCGATGACCCGCCGGAGAGCGGCGACGGCTGCAGCGCGGACTGCCGGCTCGAGGAGGGCTGGGTCTGCAGGCCGGGCCAGCCCTGCACCGTGAGGACCTATTGCGGCGACGGCGTCGTGCAGCTCGGCGAGCAGTGCGACGACGGCGGGGGGGCGTCCCCCGCGGGCGGCGACGGCTGCACCGCGCAGTGCAAGATCGAGGTCGGCTGGACGTGCCCGCCGGCTGGCGGGCGCTGCACCCCGCCGCCGCCGCCCGTGTGCGGCGACGGCAAGATCGGCGGCACCGAGGTGTGCGACGACGGGCAGAAGCCGCCGGCCAGCGGCGACGGCTGCAGCGCCGATTGCCAGACGATCGAGACGGGCTGGGACTGCTCGCGCGTCGGGTTCCCCTGCAAGACCATCTGCGGCGACGGGCTCAAGCGCGGCGCCGAGCAGTGCGACGACGGCGATCTCCTCTCCGGCGACGGCTGCGACGATACGTGCCGCATCGAGCCCGGGCGGGTGTGCAATAGCGCCGCGCCCCAGGACTGCACGGGCTACTCCGTCTGCGGCAACGGCGTCCGCGAGGGCACCGAGGCCTGCGACGACGGCAACGGCAACTGGCGCGACGGCTGCACGCCGGACTGCAAGGGCGAGCCGAACTGCAGCAGCGGCGCGTGCATCTCGAGGTGCGGCGACGGCATCCTCCTGCCCGGCGACCCCACCGAGGCGTGCGACGACGGCAACACCGCGAGCGGCGACGGCTGCTCCGCCACGTGCACGATCGAGCCGGGCTACGCCTGCACCGTTCAGCCCACCGAGATGCGGCTGCCGATGGTCATCCGCGACTTCATCGGCTGGTGCCCGACCTCGTACGACCGCACCGTCAGCAACAGCGCGTGCGACAACAACCTGAACGACACCCTCGTCGGGCACTTCGATTTCGAGATCGATCCCAGCGGCAATCAGATCGACCAAATGGTCCAGCCGACGCTCGACGCCGCCGGCAAGCCCGTCAGCAGGTTCGGCCCCGGCTTCGTCACGCCGAGCGACGCGAACGGGTGGACCACGGGGCAGAACAACTTCCAGTGGTGGTACCGGGACAACGCGACGTACAACAGGACGCTCGTCACCTCCATCGAGCTGACCCCGCAGGCCGGCAGGTACGTGTACCAGCGGAGCCCGTTCTGGCCCGTGGACCCCACCCCGCCGAACGGCGATCCCGTGCTCAACAACCTGGTCTCCGCCGGGCTGGAGAAGGCGCAGCAGAGCAACCCCTCGCACAACTACTACTTCACGAGCGAGGTCCGGTACTGGTTCCAGTTCACGCCGAACGGCGCCGCGGCCGATCCGGTGCTCACCTTCTTCGGCGATGACGACGTCTGGGTGTTCATCAAGAACACGCTGACCGCGGACATCGGCGGCATCCACGGGCAGCTCCAGGAGAGCGTGACCATCCTGGACAACGGCGACGCCCGCGTGACCCCCTGCACCCAGAACACCTGCCCTGCGGGCGCCCGCACGCCCTACGACGTCGACCTGAACCTCGAGCCGGGCAAGGTCTACGAGATCGCGGTGTTCCAGGCCGAGCGCCACGTCACCGGGTCGAACTACCAGCTCACGCTGTCGGGCTTCAGCGCCGGCACGTCGGTGTGCACGCCGCAGTGCGGGGTCGACCCGCCGGTCGTGACGCCGGGCGAGGAGTGCGACGACGGCACCGCGAACGGGGGCGGCTACGGCGGGTGCAACAACTGCCAGCTCGGGCCGTACTGCGGCGACGGCCAGAGGAACGGCCCGGAGACCTGCGACAACGGGGTCAACAACAGCGCGTATGCCAACAGCTCGAACGCCTGCGCGCCGGGGTGCGTGGCCCCGCCCCGGTGCGGCGACGGCGCGGTCAACGCGCCGTACGAGGCGTGCGACCTCGGCTCCGGCAACACGGCGAACGGCTACGGCGGCTGCACGCGCGAGTGCGAGATCGGGCCGTACTGCGGCGACGGCGCGACGAACGGCCCCGAGCAGTGCGACGACGGCCGGAACGACGGCTTCTACGGCACGTGCAACCCGAACTGCACGCCCGCCCCCCGCTGCGGCGACGGCAACGTCGACGAGGAGTGGGGTGAGGAGTGCGACGACCCGGCCGACCCGAACTGCGTGGGCTGCCAGCTCGGGGCGCTCTGCGGCGACGCGGTGGTGCAAGCGAGCTACGGCGAGGAGTGCGACGACGGCGTCAACGACGGCGGCTACGGCGAGTGCGCGCCGATGTGCCTCTACGGCCCGCGCTGCGGCGACGGCGTGGTGCAGCCCGACGAGGAGGACTGCGACCTCGGCGAGGCCGACAACAACGGCGCTTACAACGGGTGCACTCAGCACTGCGCGTACGGGCCGTACTGCGGCGACGCGGCCGTCAACGGCACGGAGACCTGCGACGACGGCGTGAACGACGGCTTCTACGGCAGCTGCTTCCCCGACTGCACGCCGGCGGCCAAGTGCGGCGACAGCCGCGTCGACGAGGACTGGGGTGAGCAGTGCGATCCCCCGAACGCGGCGACCGGCTGCAGCGAGAACTGCCGCCTCGGCGCCCAGTGCGGCGACTCGGTGGTGCAGACCAACCTCGGCGAGCAGTGCGACGACGGCGTGAACGACGGCGGCTACGGCGAGTGCGGTCCCAGCTGCCTGTACGGCCCGCGCTGCGGCGACGGCGTGGTCAACGGCCCCGAGCAGTGCGACGACGGGGACGGCAAGAACACCGGCGGCTACGGCAAGTGCGCGCCGGGGTGCGTCTACGGCCCGTACTGCGGCGACGGCGTGCGGCAGAGCCTGTACGAGGAGTGCGACGACGGGAACAACAAGAGCGGCGACGGCTGCAGCTCGGCCTGCAAGAACGACGGCCAGCCTCAGTAG
- a CDS encoding sensor histidine kinase yields the protein MSLAARLLLAFGLVAIIATAFVGLTLREASREIIEGDFAERIDAAHAGVRQQLAWEADALRDLLPPLCRHDTFVDKAHVELERAKGDPDAMEPGSRIALQRLVPSQAKALRLDELSLVAGDGSVLAAEDAARIGARDPRLAELIQAPGGAPRLRPAKAGGEPSLEVHCALSNHGVTIGLVGSRRIGPVLARIGEAYHVRLTAARQGELAPRSSESEVVRVLHFTEIPGLDVVASVPRDPLRQALARLDRAIALTGATVLAIAVAMAVVLARSLSRPLVALARETREVMSGAPRRVEGRGGREIADLAAAFNATIDELAAMRKRLAATERIAARREVARQIAHEIKNPLAPIRAAVETLRRLRQRDDPAFDDYFAEATSTVLNEVHRIANIVTEFTQFARLPPPNLTPIDLVAVARGVVTLHAAPASGEATSGAGSTSGTGAPSPRVELVADPIPEVSADRDQLIQVLTNLVQNGLDAASAVRRDPRVSVTIGPLPNDRVRIVVRDNGPGVAEEMVPRLFEPYATSKDKGTGLGLAIAQRIVFEHGGEITYRKAKKGGAVFEIWLPVAGPPLLEKPLGDTTVRPRPPDAPRS from the coding sequence ATGTCCCTCGCCGCTCGCCTCCTGCTCGCCTTCGGGCTCGTCGCGATCATCGCGACGGCGTTCGTCGGGCTGACCCTCCGCGAGGCGTCGCGCGAGATCATCGAGGGCGACTTCGCCGAGCGGATCGACGCGGCGCACGCGGGCGTCCGGCAGCAGCTCGCGTGGGAGGCCGACGCGCTGCGCGATCTCCTGCCGCCGCTCTGCCGGCACGACACGTTCGTCGACAAGGCCCACGTCGAGCTCGAGCGCGCCAAGGGCGACCCGGACGCGATGGAGCCGGGGAGCCGCATCGCCCTCCAGCGCCTGGTCCCGAGCCAGGCCAAGGCGCTGCGCCTCGACGAGCTGTCGCTCGTGGCGGGCGACGGGAGCGTCCTCGCGGCCGAGGACGCCGCGCGCATCGGCGCGCGCGACCCGCGGCTGGCGGAGCTGATCCAGGCCCCCGGGGGCGCGCCGCGGCTCCGGCCGGCGAAGGCGGGCGGCGAGCCGTCGCTGGAGGTCCACTGCGCCCTGTCGAACCACGGGGTGACCATCGGCCTCGTCGGGTCGCGGCGGATCGGCCCGGTCCTCGCGCGGATCGGCGAGGCGTACCATGTGCGCCTCACGGCGGCGCGCCAGGGGGAGCTCGCCCCCCGGAGCAGCGAGTCGGAGGTCGTGCGCGTCCTCCATTTCACGGAGATCCCGGGCCTCGACGTCGTCGCCTCGGTGCCGCGCGATCCGCTGAGGCAGGCGCTCGCCCGGCTCGATCGCGCGATCGCGCTGACCGGCGCCACGGTGCTGGCGATCGCCGTCGCGATGGCGGTCGTGCTGGCGCGCAGCCTGTCGCGGCCGCTCGTGGCGCTGGCCCGCGAGACGCGCGAGGTGATGAGCGGGGCGCCGCGGCGTGTGGAGGGGCGCGGCGGGCGGGAGATCGCGGATCTCGCGGCGGCGTTCAACGCGACCATCGACGAGCTCGCGGCGATGCGCAAGCGCCTGGCCGCGACCGAGCGCATCGCGGCGCGGCGCGAGGTCGCGCGCCAGATCGCCCACGAGATCAAGAACCCGCTGGCGCCCATCCGGGCGGCGGTGGAGACGCTGCGCCGGCTCCGGCAGCGCGACGACCCGGCGTTCGACGACTACTTCGCGGAGGCGACGTCGACGGTCCTGAACGAGGTGCACCGGATCGCGAACATCGTGACCGAGTTCACCCAGTTCGCGCGCCTGCCGCCGCCGAACCTCACCCCCATCGATCTCGTCGCGGTCGCGCGCGGGGTGGTCACGCTGCACGCCGCGCCGGCGTCGGGCGAGGCGACCTCCGGCGCGGGGTCGACCTCCGGCACCGGCGCGCCGTCGCCGCGCGTGGAGCTCGTTGCGGATCCGATCCCGGAGGTCTCGGCCGATCGCGATCAGCTGATCCAGGTGCTCACGAACCTGGTCCAGAACGGCCTGGACGCGGCGAGCGCCGTCCGGCGCGACCCGCGCGTCTCGGTGACGATCGGCCCGCTGCCGAACGACCGCGTGCGCATCGTGGTGCGCGACAACGGCCCGGGCGTAGCGGAGGAGATGGTGCCGCGCCTGTTCGAGCCCTACGCGACCAGCAAGGACAAGGGGACGGGCCTAGGCCTCGCGATCGCGCAGCGAATCGTGTTCGAGCACGGAGGGGAGATCACCTACCGCAAGGCCAAGAAGGGGGGCGCTGTCTTCGAGATCTGGCTACCCGTCGCGGGCCCTCCCCTCCTCGAGAAGCCCCTGGGCGACACCACGGTGCGCCCGCGCCCGCCCGACGCGCCGCGCTCCTGA